The sequence below is a genomic window from Sparus aurata chromosome 6, fSpaAur1.1, whole genome shotgun sequence.
GGTTTTTACTCTCAGGACTGTGAAATCAGGTGATAACAGGTTTGTTGGAATGTTGTAACCCAGAGGCCAGATTTGCATATTTTTGGGACAGTggaaataacacaaatactGAAGTCTGTTTTTGGATCATGCACTTTATGATACTGTGACCTCTGctgaaataaattaacaaaaaacaattctttAACTGCAGTTGGTGATTAAAGGAAGGAATAAAAAGAACTGGCTCACAACTATTTTATGCAGCACTCAAAATGAAACCACAGGTACCCGAGAGAGAATGAGATAgggagtgtgtttctgtgctccCCTGCCTCAGGCTTGTTAAATTGGCAGATCGATGATGCTTTAAATCAATGTTCCAGCAACACCGCAAACCCCATGGAACCCATTAGTGGATTAAGATAGACCACTGTTCCACACTGAGTCCTGTTCTGCCTGCAGGTCCTTTCCACATGACAAATTGGAggaaaaactgtgaaataaaacaaagagaaaagggCAAACGAGAGGGGTGTGAACAAAATCTGTAACAGTGGAAAGGTTGACAGCAAAGGCTGTGGTCAACGCTGCCGGTGAGGACACACTTGTAGCTCTTCATTCTGAGGGGATAGATTTTTCTTACCGTATTTCAACAAGAGGTCTTATATCTAATCAAACAACACTTTATATAATTCCTTCCCAAGTGCAGGAGAGCTTCCAGACAACCATGAATAACATGCTCCACATGCAAAATACTGTGTCTCTGCCTGTAAACTGAAAGCAGATGAGAAAGAAGGGGCTGCAGGGGGAGGATGCCAGGGGAGCTGGTCTTTCTCTGATAGCATTGTTTATGTGCCACTGTCTGCAGATCATTGATTCATTCGTCTTCATTACGTCTCCCTGTGAGAACTATTAACTGCTGCCACCCTCAGTTGGGTGCCTGCTATGTTGACATTCACTGCACAGTGTCTCTACCAGCCCACCAATGTCCCTGCCACCTCCCCTCTTGGAGGTATAAGCTGACAGGTTTATACCGctcgtggaaaaaaaacaagacagaggaTTTAACGGGAGGACTTTTAAATTGGCATTTGCAGGATTTATACTGGCATTTATTGTCTTCACAAGGTGGGTTGTCCATCATGCAGGGACAGGTACAAGTATAGAAATAATAAAGTATGCCACTACCATTTCAACAGTGCAGCTATGGTTGGTTTTGGACGTTTCCATATGCTTTATCCTTCAAGCTTCTTTTCTGACCCATATAATGTATGTTGTGTAATAATGAATCAAACATCCACCCACTCGTGCTCATGAGGAGCgttgttgcttctctttaaCAGCATTTCAGCAAAGCATATGAACTATAAGCGCAGGCAGGAAATAAATCCTGGTTGGTTTGTTAAAATGCTCTTTAACTGACTGTTCGAAGATCCTCTGCTGACTCCCTGCTTAATGCACTTATACCTCCAAACGTCCCCTGAGAGACATCCTGTTCAAAATTCCTGCTTGAACTGTAACCATTGTCTATGTGAGGCATGTTGTTGTGTGACGGCCTGAGCCCAGTGAGACATCATGGGCCATCAGAAGCAGCTTGAACTGCACCACATGACTCCAATCGACTGTCAAGATCACTTTCACCATGTTGTGTCAACTTGTAGCTTCCCTACACTTGTGAAATGTGACAAGATTGACTTGtgcatgttgtacagtgttatTTTTGAGAAAATATGAGACAAGCTGACTGATAACTGCTTGAtctttctctgtcctctgtcttcctttctcctcctctcctagAATCAACCACAGATCTGCCATCATCCTCATCACTGCCTCATCTGAgcgagaggaaaaagaaagtcaGAGCATGGTCTGGTGTGGCGGCCGCTGTTGCTATGTGTGAAGGAGTGCTGTGGTGTCAATGGAGACCGAAGGCTATCGTGACCTCCTGGAGACCAGTGATGGTCAGGGGGTAGGCCTGCTGGATGGAGGGGGCGaggtgggggtggaggagggCTGGAGCACACCCTACCCTCTTGGTTTCCAGGTGTCTCTGACCACAGTGCTGATACTGGAGCTGGTTTTGGGTTTCAGCAGCAACCTGACCGTACTTGTGCTCTACTGTGCTCAGTCCAACCTGGTGGATTCAGTCAGCAACCTGGTCACAGTCAATCTCCACGTGCTGGACATACTGGTATGTGTGCTCTGTCTGCCACTCACTGTGGCTGTGATCCTGGTGCCAGCCAATGGAAGCGGAGTCAGCAGCCTGGCCACGCTGTGCTGCTTTCACGAGGCCTGTGTCACATTCACCAGTGTGGCCACAGCAGTCAATGTGCTGGTGATCAGTTTGGACCGTTACGACATCTCAGTGCGTCCAGCCAGTCGTCTGCTGACCCCCAGGCGTGCAGCGCTGCTTCTGGCAGCAGTGTGGGCTGTGTCTCTGGCTGTCTTCTTCCTACCCTTCCTTGAGGGGGACTTCTTCTCTTCGAGTACTGAGGACAGTGAAGATGAGGAGATGGAAGGGCAGAACCTTGACTTAGAGGTCACCACTGGACTGACTACCATATTTACCTCCCTCTCTCCAACCTCTCTACCTACAACTCATCCTTCCTCCCCTTCACACCACCTGCCTCCAGCATGGCAGAACAGGACACTGCTGTGCGTAGGAGGGCAGGGGTACTACACGGGCCTGGCTATGTATTACCACTTGTTACTCCAAGTGCCATGCTTCTTCATCGCTGTGGTTGTCATGTTGTTCACTTACTCCAGGATCCTGCAAGCCCTCAACATTCGCATTGGCTCCCACATGATGAGGAGTACACATGCAAAGGACTCCACCTGTAGGATACGCTGCAGGAGGCGGAAGAGGAAGGACCTGAGCCTGCCTACAGAGGTAGTGTCCtccaaccagaaccagaacctcaaCCATCCTCCTCTTATTCCCTCCCCGACCCCTACTCCAACATCGCCCCCACCACTCTCCTCGATGCCCCAGGGGATGTCTGACAGTGGAGCAACAGTCACCACTGTCAGTACTGCTGCCACCACACCCATTGCCACCACACCAGCCACCCCTGCATCTCCAACCCCAGCTTCGACATCAGCCCAGACCCATGCCACCTCACCTCTACCTGCATCCTCCATGGGCGTACAGGCATCAGTTTCTGCCATCATCGCCTTGAGGCGGGCAGTACGCAGGCACAGGGACCGTCGTGAACGCCAACGGCGCGTCCTAAAAATGTCCCTTATCATCATATCCACATTCTTGGGCTGCTGGGCCCCTCTGTCTGCAGTCAACGTTCTGATCCTGTGTATGGGTCCCAGTGACGGCCTGGTGCGACTGCGCCTCTGCTTCTTGGCGATGGCTTATGGAACCACTATTTTTCACCCTCTGCTCTATGCTTTCACCAGGCAGAAGCTGCGTCGTGCCCTCAAAACACGTGTCAAGAAAAGGGTAGTGTCCCTACTGCAGGTTGACCCAGCTCCTAGTGGGGGGACAGTTATTCATAACTCCTGGGTGGAGGGGGGAGGCCAGAGGAAGACTCGCAAGCCACGGGTGGAGGCCAGTGATGGCACTGATCGATGCCTCACAGAGGCAGTGAGGGAATGAGGCTGGTCTTCAGAGTGCGTTTGCatctgtgggtgtgtgagtgCAAATCTCAAGTATTGTATGTACCTTACTAATTTGCCAGAGATGGATCGTGTGTATATTCGTGCATGGGTGAGAGAAAAATGAGAACCAGTTAGTTTACAAAGGTCAGGACAAATCCCATGACCTCTGGTTCCATGCAGATGTGAGACAGGTGAGTCCCGAGGTCTAATTAGAGCCGGCTTTCTGCTGTCCCTTCACAGGCCCTCATTAGTCCACTTCCTGACTGACAGGGCGGTCACtgtgtctccatggcaacattggCCAATCATTTAGACAACACTATAGCCATGGCTACTGAAAACACTAGTGTGCACCCAACGTGTTGGGTAAGGGTTAGATAACAgcaaatatatatgtttttgctCCTGCGTGCACTTTCAACTTGCATGTGCATGTACATATGCACAGTTAGACAGACACaggcacacccacacacacacacacacacacacacatgcatactgATCTATATTTAGTCATTATCTGTGAAAGCACACCAATATCTACCTGCACAGATATTCTCAGTGAGAAAATAATTATTGGAAGtccttgtttctttttgtttccctttaTTTTTCATGCCTTAATTGAGTTATTAAGATATTCTCATGGTGCTGAATGTCCTGCTGTATGTTTACAACAATATTTCAGATTGACAGTGTTTGCACATACTGTATAGGGTATAGCAAGGTAATGGCGGGTAAATGCGAGCATTCAGATTCAAAGTTTACAGGCTCATTTGAAACTACCAggaaactgcaaaaaaaatctgattctgatttcattTTAAGGAAGCACCATATTTTAGAAAAATGTGTGCAAGTTAAAGCTTAAAGGCATgacttaatttttttattttcatcttttaatAAGCTGTCAAAATGACGTAGGCGAGGATGGgtgattgtgtttgtatgtttgcatgtgtgcatgtatgcgtaaatgaataaatgagtgCGCGTGTCCATGAATATGTGCAATAAATCATGAGCAAAGCAATGACCCCTAGGATGTGAACAAAGAGAATGTGAACACAGAATTGTTGGTTTTCTATTTACAGTTTGGATTACAGGGGCAGAGAGAAGAAAGGGGACTTCATATTAACAGCATTAGACCACTGGGCATAATATACAGACAAATTACCTGGAGCGATTGTAAAATACACAGACCACTGTAATACTACTGAACTTGTATCACTTCAATTTTAAAGTGGAAATCAAAGggcaacattttgtgaaaactgTCTCTGTAGTCTCTGCAGGTAAACTAGCATCTTAAACAAGAGAAATCCTGACGTCTGACATGGGACTTCTGTCCCCTCATTTTAGCTGTTTGTTGCTCTGGGGGGCAGAGTCAGTGCTTTTGGACAGCACTGTGAGTGGCTGCGGAGGCAGACAGGCCTCTGCCAGCTTCTGGACTGAGTCCTGGACATGCTACACTATatctgtgtctctctttctcctcaggGCGTCATGTCTCATTTCCAAATGTGCTGGACATAAAACAACCAACCAGCCCTCAATCAGCTGTTGTATTCTGGATGTTGCAGTAGGTAAAGATTTATGTCAGTGGATAGATAGAGTACACTTTAAACTTTATATGGGCTCAAGTCATGGAGAACTTCTTGGGCTTTGGGCTAACTCATCAACCTCACCCCTTTACACTATCTGTGAGCCAGACAGAAGACAATAATTCTTGTGTATTCATGTACATTTTTCAGGGATGTAAATAttgaagtgtttgttttgggttttagTCAAAAagtgaagatgaaaaaaaaaaaaggtttacttTTGGTCACAATCATCTGCCGGACAGAAAATCAGCCATTGTGAGCGAGGTGGAAAGTTGCTGTAAAGAGAAATAAGTGTATTTGTGTTAATACTGTATCTGTgtacactgtactgtacatttatgACCATGTGTATAGAAAAATATTAGTATTGTATAAGATTTATATTATGTGTTATTATTATAGAAGAGAAGAAAATCTGTATTAAAAGGTGATCTATCTAAGAATTGCTCCATCTCAGTGTCAGTTCATAGACCTTCCATGTTCAATGTACTGGTTGTTGATTTTTCAAATATAGATTTTTATGTTATGGGGatttataaaagaaaatctATTGAATACGTGTGTGTGACCATGCATTTTATCTGCTGTAATATTGGAGAGAGGAGAAATATgtaggtgtgtgtctgtctgtatgacTTTGCAGACAGCTCAAATGAAGTGTGGAGAAATTATGTAGAATTGgaagaaattatttttcaaTTGAACAACCTGAAAGATTTTTATAACATGCAATAATTACTGAGTTAAAACTTTCTGCAGTGATTTCTCTGATCATTAGACTATTTAGGAATTCACGGGACTCTAATCTGTAAATGAAAGAGTGACATGTGACTCTTATATCATATGTAAGAGCCCTTTACATCACAGATGAAGCTGTATTTTCAAAGTCGCACCAGGGAGCTGCTTGGATTCATCCTGCTCAGCTAAACTGGGGGAATTCCTCTTTCCATCTTCCTCTGGACCTTACTGTCCGAATCTGTCTCTCCTATTTCCAGCTGTCCCTCTCTTTCTACATCTCCTGTTTCCGCTCCCCATTTCTCTGATCCCTAAATTTAGAAACTCCGTCCCAGATACTTGCAGTATTTAGTGCTGACTGTGGTGAACCCTCGCCGTGCCTCACTGTGATGTGACAACTGTGCTAATCACCAGTACTAATGAAGATGAAACTTGTTAGTCAGGTAAGCATCTGTCGAGAAAGCTCAGTCTCTTGATGTAACCATAACAAATCTGTCTGcgcatgtggtgtgtgtgtgtgtgtgtgtgaaagtgtttgCTGCCTTACTGATTTGTGCACTGAATCAACATCGTAGATTCCTCCATCCTGCTTGATAATCTCATCAGTCCCCTCCCCTTTCACACCCTCATTTCCTCCCTCAGTTCTCCTTCTTTTTATTCCGCCGGCCTGCATCTCTCTCATCTCTGATCCACACTCAGGCCCTCCAGAACAAAGCGAGGAACAGCTGCAGTGTCTGTGAAAGAAGGAAAGTCACCTTGGGGAATGACAGAGGAACAAAAAACGTGCgatgaagagagacagagagggagagaaaatgaaaggcAATATGGAGGGAAGATtggggggaaagagagaggagaagggagagaTAGAAGCTGGCATCCGGACATCATATGACTAATAAAGGGACAGCACTGCATCACTGCAGAGCTccttgagggaaaaaaaagagaaaaacactaaGTGCAGAATGATAAGATTAGTAAGCTTTACTGTTTTCTACCACTGATGGCTCGGCAGAGTCTTACACTATTGCTTCTGGGTATAAAGCACACAAATCATAAGTTAGAATAGCCAGCAAATATTTATAGCCCCTCGTCTCCTCTTTTGTGATTTATGGCAAAGTATTCAACCAGCAGTGACTTTGACAAATGCGacaaatttaaataaacaacaatagaCTGGCTCTGCTTTGACATGACGTACTGCTTGTCCCAGTTCTTCCACAGGCCCTCTGATTTGACCAATATTTTACAGATTTTATTGATATCTGATGCTCAAGAGTTgctgggttaaaaaaaaaaaaaaaaaaatctatttatagTGAAATGTGGAATTATCTAAAATACACTTCACCTAACATTGTTACACAATGCATGTATCAttaattttaaaagaaataatggCACAAAAGGTCTTAAGTGTATTTGCATTTTcgatgaaataaatattttgatttCGTTTGTGGGAGCAAACAAATGGAAATCAACAAAGCAATGCACAGACAGTTATCTTGAGATAGAGGCACCTCATCTCtggaaacaggaaataaaaagagaaagaaagtgaaCAATAAAAGCTCTGTAAGAATTTCAGTTGCAAACAAACCTTACAGaatttcatcatgtttttttcctccattgtTATTTACAGAGGACAGTCCACAGTCGACAGCCTAGTACGTCAGCCaggaataaaaatgtgtgaagcCAACCAGCGTTTTATGGTTACCAATGGCGCCATCTTGTGTCCAAACTGTAGCTAGGCCAACTGTAGCTAAACAGTAAGAGTTGTTTTTCTCCACTTTCATCCTCCACTGGAAGACGCTTGTGGCTTTATCGCATAACCGATGTCGTTATGTCTCTTCTAAAGTCACGCCTAGAAACGTTTGTCCTCTCGCCACTGTGCTCAAGAGGATCCGTGACCGGAGCTGTGTAGCTAACGtttgctaacagctaacactaCATTAGGTAAGTTAGCACCACGGCTAGTTACTGTTAGCACTCGGGAGAAATCATGTCTTTACaagaaaaatgcagctctgGAACAATGTATAAGTAAGCAGTCATATGTCTGTACTGATGATTATGCACCGGTTGACTACCGGTGATCACAGGCGCCGAAATAGCTCAGTTGGGAGAGCGTTAGACTGAAGATCTAAAGGTCCCTGGTTCGATCCCGGGTTTCGGCAGCGATGGATGATCCTTTTCACTTTTCTGTGAAGACACGATGACCATGCTTACATAGCTAATTAGCACAATAGTGGTATGTTGGATATTTTGATTTCTAAATGgctaaataaacatttacagacACTTGCACATAAAAATCCTATATTTTAAGTTTTACCTAGCTTAGCAATTGTAGTAAGCTAAAGTTTGAGAATCGAAGATAAATGGACATTTTAAAGAGTGTTGTTTTCGAGTTAAGGTGAAGTTAAACTAAAGTAGATGCTTTTACCGTATTAGTAGCATTTTAACATAACGTTTTTTTATTGGTGTTGCAAGTGTATTTATTTGgtgtcagttgttttaaaagGTTACAGTTTCACACGTTTTCACCATGTTTctttaataaatataaagctaACTAAGCTATTCCAGGAATAGTGAAATGAAAACTACAACATGGCCTTCTGAAATGTTTAGTATAATGCAGGAAACACTCACTAAAGTAATGTAAAAGTCCCTCGTACCTCTACTTATTCTACTTCTCTGTCAGATATTTGGGTTTATAGTTAATTTTTCCTTGTGATCAGAATGTTACAGTATGTCTGACATCACAAGCAAGAATTTATACGTAGCAAGCAAGGAGTCAGGTGTGCTCATGAAATTAAAAGGGAACCAGTTGCCATGGACTGTCACTAGGGGGCGATGTTGTCCAATAAATCACAACAGTGGAGCTCCTCattaaagatgaaaaacaaccaAGTCTGCAGTTCATAGGAAGTTTGAACAGATCATTGCTATTTAAAAGGCAAATGCAGATGTTGCTTGAAActaaatattatattttatggGATTGACATGCTTTTAATACGGTTGTATacggttttaaaacaaaaggtacataatatattttttatccaACAACACCTTCTGACTGTGAAAATGTACAATTGGATTTACATACTTAATAgatatgaaaatatgttaatatcTTTATATTATCCAGCTTACTCCTATTTGATATATTcaatattcaaatattcaatattcaacCTTGATTCTGAGAAGTCTCACTGAGTGCAGTTCTCTCTTTTCCAAGATTAACACAGTTGGACATCATACCTGGAAGCAGCTCAGTAAAACCACAGTCTGAGCTTCTGG
It includes:
- the LOC115583074 gene encoding G-protein coupled receptor 22, with the protein product METEGYRDLLETSDGQGVGLLDGGGEVGVEEGWSTPYPLGFQVSLTTVLILELVLGFSSNLTVLVLYCAQSNLVDSVSNLVTVNLHVLDILVCVLCLPLTVAVILVPANGSGVSSLATLCCFHEACVTFTSVATAVNVLVISLDRYDISVRPASRLLTPRRAALLLAAVWAVSLAVFFLPFLEGDFFSSSTEDSEDEEMEGQNLDLEVTTGLTTIFTSLSPTSLPTTHPSSPSHHLPPAWQNRTLLCVGGQGYYTGLAMYYHLLLQVPCFFIAVVVMLFTYSRILQALNIRIGSHMMRSTHAKDSTCRIRCRRRKRKDLSLPTEVVSSNQNQNLNHPPLIPSPTPTPTSPPPLSSMPQGMSDSGATVTTVSTAATTPIATTPATPASPTPASTSAQTHATSPLPASSMGVQASVSAIIALRRAVRRHRDRRERQRRVLKMSLIIISTFLGCWAPLSAVNVLILCMGPSDGLVRLRLCFLAMAYGTTIFHPLLYAFTRQKLRRALKTRVKKRVVSLLQVDPAPSGGTVIHNSWVEGGGQRKTRKPRVEASDGTDRCLTEAVRE